Proteins found in one Flavobacterium channae genomic segment:
- a CDS encoding lipoprotein N-acyltransferase Lnb domain-containing protein, which produces MTKKLLLTLSILLSTIAFSQNMSLSEKAKVSILTCGLGPESYAMYGHTGIRIQDSLKGIDVVYNYGAFDFSTPNFIGKFVKGDLQYFVTNGSFIDFYYNYQAENREIIEQEIQMNPAQMNLLFQQLNHSVYSDERFYTYKFIDRNCTTMVVDKINGILGKEYIKSDTSNQTYREILYPYMTDFYMKLGIQLIFGAKVDEPATRLFLPYEFKEAISYTKVNDNAIEKSNKRILEVSKTEVSFNWMNSIYSLIAILLALVLANKKWIQISYFVFAGILGLFFSLVGCYSLHEEVLWNYNILLFNPLLLVFAWYLKKGIKERIVLFGQVILAMLLLYLAYMTTKIHLEIVWPFIALHFYWIGKIILQIKKSNLAR; this is translated from the coding sequence ATGACTAAAAAACTACTTTTAACACTTTCAATACTACTAAGCACCATTGCTTTTTCCCAAAACATGTCACTTTCTGAAAAAGCAAAAGTCAGTATTTTAACCTGTGGATTAGGTCCAGAATCATATGCCATGTATGGTCATACCGGAATTCGTATTCAAGATAGCTTAAAAGGCATTGATGTAGTGTATAATTATGGCGCTTTTGATTTTAGCACGCCTAACTTCATTGGAAAATTCGTAAAGGGCGATTTACAATACTTTGTAACTAATGGCAGTTTTATCGATTTCTATTACAACTATCAAGCAGAAAATAGAGAAATCATTGAACAAGAAATCCAAATGAATCCTGCCCAAATGAATCTGTTGTTCCAACAGTTAAATCATTCCGTTTACAGTGACGAACGTTTTTACACCTATAAATTCATCGATAGAAATTGCACGACAATGGTAGTAGATAAAATCAATGGGATTTTAGGAAAAGAATACATCAAATCAGATACTTCCAATCAAACATATCGAGAAATTCTGTATCCGTATATGACGGATTTTTACATGAAATTAGGTATTCAATTGATTTTTGGGGCTAAAGTTGACGAACCAGCAACACGATTATTCCTCCCTTACGAATTCAAAGAAGCGATTTCGTATACTAAAGTTAACGATAATGCAATTGAAAAAAGCAATAAAAGAATTCTGGAAGTCAGTAAAACAGAAGTGTCTTTCAATTGGATGAACTCTATATATTCCTTAATCGCCATCTTATTGGCTTTAGTGTTAGCAAACAAAAAATGGATTCAAATCAGTTACTTTGTTTTCGCGGGAATATTGGGATTGTTTTTCTCTTTAGTAGGATGCTATTCCTTACACGAAGAAGTGTTGTGGAACTACAACATTTTATTGTTCAATCCACTTTTGTTGGTATTCGCTTGGTATCTTAAAAAAGGAATTAAAGAAAGAATAGTACTATTTGGACAAGTTATTTTGGCGATGCTATTACTATATCTAGCCTACATGACCACAAAAATTCACTTAGAAATCGTTTGGCCATTTATAGC